DNA sequence from the Calditrichota bacterium genome:
GAAAGTCGCTGCTGTGAAACATTACGGAGGCAGAATCACTTTTTGTGAGCCTACGCAAAAAGCGCGCGAGGAGACAGCGGAGAGAATTATTGCCGAGCAGGGCGCGACGTTCATCCATCCGTACAATAATGAAGATGTGATTGCCGGACAGGGAACTGCCGCTCTGGAATTATTGCAGGAAATTCCTGATCTTGATTTTATTTTTGTGCCGGTCGGCGGCGGCGGCCTTTTGAGCGGAACCGCCATTGCTGCCAAGGCATTAAATAAAAACATTCGCGTTTTTGCCGGTGAACCGAAAAATGCGGACGACGCCTATCGTTCTGTCAAAACCGGTAAAATTGTCTTCCCGGAAAATCCGAACACGATTGCTGACGGGCTGAAAACCTCTTTGGGAGAAATCACTTTTCCCATCATTCAGAAGCTTGTGGAAGAAATTGTAGTGGTATCGGAAGAGGAAATCATCTTTGCAATGCGTCTGGTGTTCGAGCGGATGAAAATTGTCATCGAGCCGTCGAGCGCGGTGGCGTTGGCGGCGGTAGTTAAACATGCCGAGAGATTGCGGGTGAAAAAAGTCGGCGTAATTTTTTCAGGGGGAAATGTGGATTTTGAAAGATTTTTCAAATTTTTGAATTCTTGATTTGTAAAGGTGTTGACTAAATAGATTTGTCTGTTAAATTCAAAAAAGAGCTGATTAAAGAGCTGATTCGGTAGGGATAGTTTTATGCAAAAAGCAGTTAAAACAGGCGAGATTGTAATTTATAAAAGCCCACAAGGCCCAGAAATTCAGGTAAAACTTGAAAAAGACAGTGTTTGGATGGATGCTCATTTAATTGCACGGCTTTTTAATGTTAATCGACCCGCCATTGTCAAACACATTAACAATATTTATAAAACAGGGGAATTAGAAAGAAAATCAACCTGTTCCATTTTGGAACAGGTTGCTGCTGATGGTAAAGTTAGAAGGATGAACTTTTACAGTCTGGATTTGATTATTGCCGTTGGCTATCGTGTAAAATCTAAGCAAGGGACTCAATTTCGAATTTGGGCTACAAGAACATTAAAAGAACATTTAATCAAAGGTTATATAGGTTAAATTAAAATGTCATTAGAGATTCTTAATTCTTTAGATTGGAAAAACTTAATAGCTGGCTCATTTATTTCATCTATTGTTGCCTTGCTTGTTTGGATTATTAAAGGATTATATGAATATTATGTTTCAGCTAATGATTTACCATATCCTATTTGGGGTAGTTGGTTTAGTGCCGAATAT
Encoded proteins:
- a CDS encoding pyridoxal-phosphate dependent enzyme — its product is MVTFADVKQAYERISKHTNCTPVLTCKTLNEMAGAQLYFKCENFQKVGAFKFRGATNAVFSLSEADAKNGVVTHSSGNHAAALALAAKNRGIPAWIVMPSNAPAVKVAAVKHYGGRITFCEPTQKAREETAERIIAEQGATFIHPYNNEDVIAGQGTAALELLQEIPDLDFIFVPVGGGGLLSGTAIAAKALNKNIRVFAGEPKNADDAYRSVKTGKIVFPENPNTIADGLKTSLGEITFPIIQKLVEEIVVVSEEEIIFAMRLVFERMKIVIEPSSAVALAAVVKHAERLRVKKVGVIFSGGNVDFERFFKFLNS